A part of Candidatus Moraniibacteriota bacterium genomic DNA contains:
- a CDS encoding zinc ribbon domain-containing protein, with protein MIERGEYDHIQELLGRKGNPRLRTYTFAFTGMIRCEECGCLITAENKTKHQKNGITRHYTYYHCTKRKGLCKQKTIRDNELEDQIMKELDAIAIPPEFRELAMKIIGEDSGREFSDKKTMISSQQKAYNTCVAEYDGLVTMRAKGQIDEETFLRKKAVLETERKRLMGLLEETDKAVDDWLERAEYLFNFAEVGKIRFERGTIEEKKDVLSYLGSNLLLKDRKLRITRKNELITMEELAKEEKAIRNRLEPLNLPLDATKLWAEYAQSPMMLRRQDSNLRPGD; from the coding sequence ATGATAGAGAGGGGCGAATACGACCACATTCAGGAACTTTTGGGGAGGAAAGGCAACCCGCGCCTCCGAACCTATACCTTCGCCTTTACAGGGATGATTCGCTGTGAGGAGTGCGGATGTCTTATCACGGCTGAAAACAAAACCAAGCACCAGAAAAACGGCATCACCCGACACTATACCTATTACCACTGCACCAAACGAAAAGGTTTGTGCAAGCAGAAAACCATACGCGATAATGAGCTGGAAGACCAGATAATGAAAGAGTTGGATGCTATTGCCATCCCCCCAGAGTTCAGGGAGCTGGCGATGAAAATCATCGGGGAAGATAGTGGGCGAGAGTTCTCTGACAAGAAGACAATGATTTCATCACAACAGAAAGCCTACAATACTTGCGTAGCAGAGTATGACGGACTGGTAACAATGCGAGCTAAAGGACAGATTGATGAGGAAACCTTCCTCCGTAAGAAGGCTGTTTTGGAAACAGAGAGGAAACGCCTGATGGGGTTGTTGGAAGAAACAGACAAAGCGGTTGATGACTGGTTGGAGCGGGCAGAATACCTCTTCAACTTTGCCGAGGTTGGGAAAATCCGCTTTGAACGAGGGACGATTGAGGAAAAGAAAGATGTGTTGTCCTATCTCGGTTCGAACCTTCTCTTGAAAGACAGAAAACTGCGCATTACAAGGAAAAATGAGCTTATCACGATGGAAGAGTTAGCAAAAGAGGAAAAAGCAATTCGAAATCGGTTAGAACCTCTCAATTTGCCCTTAGATGCAACAAAACTCTGGGCAGAATATGCCCAGAGTCCTATGATGCTCCGGCGGCAGGATTCGAACCTGCGACCTGGGGATTAA
- a CDS encoding Rrf2 family transcriptional regulator — translation MRISRKASYGLSALAALTRHPRGCSVHVLAQEEHLPEDYLEKILQHLKRSGFVVSEKGAHGGYTLAKPPQEITSWDIIETLDGGFKEALHPAFSGILSPCPVMTHCQTKNVWEQLESTVKNTLSRVTLADLVPQEARTKQFV, via the coding sequence ATGCGAATATCTCGGAAGGCATCTTATGGACTGAGCGCTCTCGCGGCACTCACCCGACATCCGCGCGGTTGCTCGGTACATGTTCTCGCCCAAGAAGAGCATCTTCCAGAGGACTACCTCGAGAAAATTCTCCAGCACCTGAAGCGAAGCGGGTTCGTCGTATCCGAAAAGGGCGCCCATGGTGGCTATACCCTCGCAAAGCCGCCCCAAGAAATCACTTCCTGGGACATCATCGAGACACTCGATGGTGGATTCAAAGAGGCTCTACATCCCGCATTCTCTGGCATACTCTCGCCCTGCCCCGTCATGACACACTGTCAGACCAAAAACGTCTGGGAACAACTCGAGAGCACGGTCAAGAATACTCTCTCTCGCGTCACGCTCGCCGATCTCGTACCTCAAGAAGCTCGTACAAAACAGTTCGTCTAA
- a CDS encoding HypC/HybG/HupF family hydrogenase formation chaperone: MCLAIPVEVLDLLEGERAVVEMGGVRKTVSAALIDGLKVGDYVIVHTGFILEKMDIEEAERTLALMKEYASNADNFESDVPYAA; encoded by the coding sequence ATGTGTCTTGCGATTCCAGTCGAAGTACTCGACCTCTTGGAAGGTGAACGGGCAGTTGTCGAGATGGGCGGTGTCAGAAAGACGGTTTCTGCAGCGCTCATAGACGGTTTGAAAGTTGGCGACTATGTGATTGTCCATACCGGATTTATCTTGGAAAAGATGGACATCGAAGAAGCAGAGAGAACGCTTGCTCTCATGAAGGAGTACGCCTCAAATGCGGATAATTTCGAAAGCGATGTTCCTTATGCTGCTTAG
- a CDS encoding sigma-70 family RNA polymerase sigma factor — MKSPRKTSASVSHTKKKPSTKVSKKPLKKSTVKQKAPKKLSPKKPASKQRVPVEKKIPLTKKDREVKRQEKETKRANAFEELLFRGRQRGFVTEDEIIHILPDIEQDLENLENLYEKFETSGVKVVDSNDMLKLETDKIGESFSDKKGKSKKKAKETTSLMGGVDRPEEGAGDSSDLVQMYLKEIGRVPLISGQEEVRLAKAMEAGDASAKQRLTEANLRLVVSIAKKYVGRSHNLSLLDLVQEGNIGLFRAVEKFDFRKGFKFSTYATWWIRQAITRALADQSRTIRIPVHMVETINKYSQVTRRLVQELGREPLPEEIAVEMGVEVEKIRHIQKISQETVSLETSVGSDDDESVLGDFIEDTETIMPNQSAARKLLSGHIAEVLEELSPREQKILKIRFGLEDGIVHTLEEVGQEFGVTRERIRQIEAKALEKIRDHDIVKKLRDY; from the coding sequence ATGAAATCTCCTCGGAAAACTTCTGCTTCAGTGAGTCATACAAAGAAGAAGCCCTCTACAAAGGTATCAAAGAAACCGCTGAAGAAATCGACTGTGAAACAGAAGGCGCCGAAGAAATTGTCGCCAAAGAAACCCGCTTCGAAACAGCGTGTGCCAGTTGAGAAAAAAATACCGCTTACAAAGAAAGACCGTGAAGTGAAGAGACAAGAGAAGGAAACCAAACGTGCCAATGCGTTTGAAGAGCTTCTTTTTCGTGGGCGTCAGCGGGGCTTCGTGACCGAGGATGAAATCATTCACATTTTGCCGGATATTGAGCAAGATTTGGAGAACCTGGAGAATCTCTACGAAAAATTTGAGACGAGCGGTGTCAAAGTCGTGGATTCGAACGACATGCTGAAACTCGAGACCGACAAAATCGGTGAGTCATTTTCGGACAAGAAAGGAAAATCAAAGAAGAAAGCCAAAGAGACCACTTCTCTTATGGGTGGTGTCGATCGTCCTGAGGAGGGTGCTGGTGATTCATCGGACCTCGTGCAGATGTATCTCAAGGAAATTGGGCGTGTGCCGCTTATCTCCGGACAGGAAGAAGTACGACTCGCCAAAGCGATGGAAGCGGGTGATGCTTCGGCAAAGCAGCGACTTACCGAAGCAAACCTTCGGCTCGTCGTGTCTATTGCCAAGAAATATGTCGGACGATCGCACAATCTCTCTTTGCTCGACCTCGTGCAGGAAGGAAATATCGGACTTTTTCGCGCGGTGGAGAAGTTTGACTTCCGTAAAGGTTTCAAATTTTCGACCTATGCAACGTGGTGGATACGCCAAGCAATCACGCGCGCACTTGCTGATCAGTCGCGCACCATTCGTATCCCTGTCCACATGGTGGAGACAATCAACAAGTATTCCCAGGTGACGCGTCGCCTCGTGCAAGAGCTTGGGCGCGAACCGCTCCCTGAGGAAATCGCTGTCGAAATGGGTGTTGAAGTGGAGAAAATTCGCCATATTCAAAAAATTTCCCAAGAAACCGTTTCACTCGAGACAAGTGTCGGCTCGGACGATGATGAGAGTGTTTTGGGCGACTTCATCGAAGACACTGAGACAATCATGCCAAACCAATCGGCGGCACGGAAGCTCCTCTCGGGTCATATCGCCGAGGTTTTGGAAGAGCTGTCACCTCGCGAACAAAAAATTCTCAAAATCCGCTTCGGTCTCGAGGATGGCATCGTGCACACGCTTGAAGAAGTAGGACAGGAATTTGGCGTGACGCGCGAACGCATCCGTCAGATTGAAGCCAAAGCTCTTGAGAAGATCCGGGATCACGATATTGTGAAGAAGCTGAGGGATTATTGA
- a CDS encoding ATP-binding cassette domain-containing protein encodes MLEIRTLTASIGNKPILNNISLSFEMSKTYALLGPNGSGKSTLASTVLGHPSIQVHETSDILWDSQSILPLSPDKRAKLGIFGSFQSPPPLPGVSIFALLRFALPKASALETRRQVESYAKQLAIPTTLLHRGLHDGFSGGEKKKFEALLWALLMPKISFFDELDTGVDVDAQKTIGNFLKTHRSAEQTFVFITHSFAFLDLLPPDETLVMGNGKIVKTGDGLLARRIIEKEGFEEKR; translated from the coding sequence ATGCTTGAAATCAGAACCCTCACCGCCTCAATAGGAAACAAGCCAATCCTCAACAATATCTCTCTCTCATTTGAGATGAGCAAAACCTACGCGCTCCTCGGACCAAATGGCTCTGGAAAATCAACACTCGCAAGCACCGTGCTCGGACACCCCAGCATACAGGTGCACGAAACATCAGACATACTCTGGGACTCACAATCAATACTGCCGCTCTCTCCAGATAAACGAGCGAAGCTCGGTATCTTTGGTTCCTTCCAATCACCGCCGCCACTTCCTGGCGTCTCCATCTTTGCTCTTCTGCGATTTGCACTCCCAAAAGCAAGTGCGCTCGAAACACGTCGGCAGGTAGAATCCTATGCAAAGCAACTTGCTATTCCGACAACCCTCCTCCATCGCGGTCTCCACGACGGCTTCTCGGGCGGGGAAAAGAAAAAGTTCGAAGCACTTCTCTGGGCGCTCCTCATGCCAAAAATTTCCTTCTTTGACGAGCTCGATACCGGTGTCGATGTTGATGCGCAGAAAACTATCGGGAACTTTCTCAAAACGCATCGCTCAGCAGAACAAACTTTCGTCTTCATTACGCACTCATTTGCATTTCTTGACCTCCTTCCACCAGATGAAACACTCGTTATGGGAAATGGGAAAATTGTAAAAACCGGAGACGGATTGCTTGCCCGACGGATTATCGAAAAAGAAGGATTTGAAGAAAAAAGGTAA